A stretch of Acipenser ruthenus chromosome 1, fAciRut3.2 maternal haplotype, whole genome shotgun sequence DNA encodes these proteins:
- the LOC117962269 gene encoding tubulin polyglutamylase complex subunit 2-like isoform X2: protein MRCIIKFSKRNNTVMGEVMNGDSMKGVVDLLTLGITRILESRPGVTDVKFVEKEPAERHVILSWELKHCCILPEDLRDFYLTTDGFQLTWSARFDGQPVPLGSMVINSVCALSPLCESPLYSLPSAPTLADLDSESDSEGVESQPVKPHFDSRSRIFELDACNGNGKVCLVYRNVKPRLVAQQCEVWFLDRALYWHFLTESFTAYYRLMVTHLGLPEWQYRFTKHGPSPQTKWSCLYRPITSSCDPHTDQGEPFLNKLDPNRAFRGKAKLPTPKKKIATQSTGAQRGRNVGASAARK, encoded by the exons atgcGCTGTATTATCAAATTCAGTAAGCGGAATAATACAGTTATGGGTGAAGTGATGAATGGGGACAGTATGAAAGGGGTCGTGGACCTGCTGACGTTGGGTATAACGCGGATATTGG AAAGCCGCCCAGGTGTCACAGATGTGAAGTTTGTGGAGAAGGAGCCTGCCGAGCGCCACGTCATCTTATCTTGGGAACTG aaGCACTGCTGCATCCTGCCTGAGGACCTGAGGGATTTCTACCTCACCACAGATGGCTTTCAGCTCACCTGGAGCGCCAGGTTTGATG GACAGCCCGTGCCGCTGGGCTCCATGGTTATCAACAGCGTGTGTGCGCTGAGCCCCCTGTGCGAGTCCCCTCTGTACTCCCTGCCCAGCGCACCCACCCTGGCAGACCTGGACAGCGAGTCAGACAGCGAGG GGGTGGAAAGCCAGCCAGTGAAGCCCCATTTTGATTCCCGAAGTCGGATATTTGAGTTGGACGCCTGCAACGGAAATGGAAAAGTCTGCCTTGTTTACAGAAACGTCAAACCAC GGCTGGTGGCGCAGCAGTGTGAGGTGTGGTTTCTGGACCGCGCGCTGTACTGGCACTTCCTCACTGAGTCTTTCACTGCCTACTATCGGCTCATGGTCACCCACCTGGGGCTTCCTGAGTGGCAATACCGATTCACCAAGCATGGGCCCAGCCCACAGACCAAG TGGTCGTGTCTGTACCGGCCCATCACTTCCAGCTGTGACCCGCACACCGACCAAGGGGAGCCCTTCCTTAACAAGCTGGATCCCAACAGAGCCTTCCGGGGCAAAGCCAAGCTGCCCACCCCCAAAAAGAAGATTGCCACCCAGTCCACAGGGGCTCAGAGAGGGAGGAACGTGGGGGCCAGCGCTGCCAGGAAGTGA
- the LOC117973224 gene encoding aquaporin-7-like, translating into MKLDKQFVSNVKKAIRIRNEYLREALAEILSTFVMMVFGLGSVAQVVMGGGSYGDYFSINLGFGLGVTMGIHIAGGISGAHMNTAVTFSMCVLGSLSWRKLPVYAAAQFLGSFMAAVTVFWVYYDALFEFCGGNFTVTGPRATAGIFATYPAPYLSVGGGFLDQVLGTAMLLLCILALNDHRNSPALSGTQPLLIGLLVVVIGISLGSNSGYAINPARDLPPRFFTSMAGWGPDVFSAGNGWWWIPVVAPMVGSVTGSLLYKLFIEYHHPSEEHLEEGLGGVCSDQKHCFRF; encoded by the exons ATGAAGCTGGACAAGCAGTTTGTATCCAATGTAAAGAAAGCCATTCGAATCCGAAATGAATACCTGCGAGAGGCTCTGGCTGAGATACTCAGCACCTTCGTCATGATG GTTTTCGGTCTGGGCTCGGTAGCCCAGGTGGTCATGGGAGGTGGTTCCTATGGTGACTACTTCAGTATAAATTTGGGTTTCGGCCTTGGAGTCACCATGGGTATTCACATCGCTGGGGGCATCTCAG GAGCTCATATGAACACTGCAGTCACCTTCTccatgtgtgtgctggggagcCTGAGCTGGAGGAAGCTGCCGGTCTACGCTGCTGCCCAGTTCCTCGGCTCTTTTATGGCTGCGGTCACCGTCTTCTGGGTCTACTATG ATGCTCTGTTTGAGTTCTGCGGAGGGAACTTCACAGTGACGGGCCCGAGAGCAACTGCTGGGATCTTCGCTACCTACCCGGCACCATACCTGTCAGTGGGAGGAGGCTTTCTGGACCAG GTGCTGGGCACTGCCATGCTGCTGCTGTGTATCCTGGCGCTGAATGACCACAGGAACAGCCCGGCGCTCAGCGGCACGCAGCCTCTGCTCATCGGCCTCCTGGTGGTGGTGATTGGCATCTCTCTGGGCAGCAACAGCGGGTACGCCATCAACCCTGCCCGTGACCTGCCCCCGCGCTTCTTCACCTCCATGGCAGGCTGGGGTCCTGACGTCTTCAG TGCTGGTAATGGCTGGTGGTGGATCCCTGTGGTGGCACCCATGGTTGGCAGTGTGACTGGCTCTCTGCTCTACAAACTCTTCATCGAGTATCACCATCCATCTGAGGAGCATCTAGAGGAGGGGCTGGGGGGAGTCTGCTCTGATCAAAAACACTGCTTCCGCTTTTAA
- the LOC117962269 gene encoding tubulin polyglutamylase complex subunit 2-like isoform X1 produces the protein MRCIIKFSKRNNTVMGEVMNGDSMKGVVDLLTLGITRILESRPGVTDVKFVEKEPAERHVILSWELKHCCILPEDLRDFYLTTDGFQLTWSARFDGQPVPLGSMVINSVCALSPLCESPLYSLPSAPTLADLDSESDSEGVESQPVKPHFDSRSRIFELDACNGNGKVCLVYRNVKPRLVAQQCEVWFLDRALYWHFLTESFTAYYRLMVTHLGLPEWQYRFTKHGPSPQTKQWSCLYRPITSSCDPHTDQGEPFLNKLDPNRAFRGKAKLPTPKKKIATQSTGAQRGRNVGASAARK, from the exons atgcGCTGTATTATCAAATTCAGTAAGCGGAATAATACAGTTATGGGTGAAGTGATGAATGGGGACAGTATGAAAGGGGTCGTGGACCTGCTGACGTTGGGTATAACGCGGATATTGG AAAGCCGCCCAGGTGTCACAGATGTGAAGTTTGTGGAGAAGGAGCCTGCCGAGCGCCACGTCATCTTATCTTGGGAACTG aaGCACTGCTGCATCCTGCCTGAGGACCTGAGGGATTTCTACCTCACCACAGATGGCTTTCAGCTCACCTGGAGCGCCAGGTTTGATG GACAGCCCGTGCCGCTGGGCTCCATGGTTATCAACAGCGTGTGTGCGCTGAGCCCCCTGTGCGAGTCCCCTCTGTACTCCCTGCCCAGCGCACCCACCCTGGCAGACCTGGACAGCGAGTCAGACAGCGAGG GGGTGGAAAGCCAGCCAGTGAAGCCCCATTTTGATTCCCGAAGTCGGATATTTGAGTTGGACGCCTGCAACGGAAATGGAAAAGTCTGCCTTGTTTACAGAAACGTCAAACCAC GGCTGGTGGCGCAGCAGTGTGAGGTGTGGTTTCTGGACCGCGCGCTGTACTGGCACTTCCTCACTGAGTCTTTCACTGCCTACTATCGGCTCATGGTCACCCACCTGGGGCTTCCTGAGTGGCAATACCGATTCACCAAGCATGGGCCCAGCCCACAGACCAAG CAGTGGTCGTGTCTGTACCGGCCCATCACTTCCAGCTGTGACCCGCACACCGACCAAGGGGAGCCCTTCCTTAACAAGCTGGATCCCAACAGAGCCTTCCGGGGCAAAGCCAAGCTGCCCACCCCCAAAAAGAAGATTGCCACCCAGTCCACAGGGGCTCAGAGAGGGAGGAACGTGGGGGCCAGCGCTGCCAGGAAGTGA